In Candidatus Methylacidiphilales bacterium, the following are encoded in one genomic region:
- a CDS encoding phosphate ABC transporter substrate-binding protein: protein MLRAEKLVIKGSDTLGAKWVPMLAEAFKAQNPDTTFEIAAEGSTTGIAAITDGTCEIAMSSRRAKSTEISAAKAKGVDMHETIVCFDALGVIVNASNPIPSLTKRQVEQIFTGDITDWADVGGTAGTISIYTRNTASGTYQDFKDLAMSKRDYAPSSQKMAGHEQIAAEVGKNALGIGYVGIAYFGAAGIKIVPIDVGGTLITPSRETVLNKTYPYFRPNYFYTNGKPSGLGEKFINFIFTPEGHKVTEQVHFVPGDAPFTVQVAE from the coding sequence GTGCTTCGGGCCGAAAAATTGGTCATCAAGGGATCTGACACTCTGGGGGCCAAGTGGGTTCCGATGCTGGCCGAGGCCTTCAAGGCCCAAAATCCCGATACCACTTTCGAAATCGCCGCCGAAGGTTCCACCACGGGCATTGCCGCCATCACCGATGGCACCTGCGAAATCGCCATGTCCAGCCGCCGGGCCAAGTCGACGGAAATTTCCGCGGCCAAGGCCAAGGGGGTCGACATGCACGAAACCATCGTTTGCTTCGATGCCCTGGGGGTCATCGTCAACGCCTCCAATCCGATCCCTTCCCTGACCAAGCGCCAAGTCGAGCAGATCTTCACCGGCGACATCACCGACTGGGCCGATGTCGGCGGAACAGCTGGCACCATCTCCATCTACACCCGTAACACCGCCTCCGGCACTTATCAGGACTTCAAGGATCTGGCCATGAGCAAACGGGATTACGCCCCCAGTTCCCAGAAGATGGCCGGACACGAGCAAATCGCCGCTGAAGTTGGCAAGAATGCCCTGGGTATCGGCTATGTGGGTATCGCCTATTTCGGGGCAGCCGGGATCAAAATCGTGCCCATCGACGTGGGCGGCACCCTCATCACCCCCAGCCGGGAGACGGTGCTCAACAAAACCTACCCCTACTTCCGTCCTAATTATTTCTACACCAACGGAAAACCTTCGGGTTTGGGCGAAAAATTCATAAATTTCATCTTCACCCCTGAGGGCCACAAGGTCACCGAACAGGTCCACTTCGTTCCCGGTGATGCCCCCTTCACCGTCCAGGTCGCAGAGTAA
- a CDS encoding Flp family type IVb pilin has translation MLTELYTKAMSRLTYLKSKKGQTLVEYGLILALVAIVVIAVLTVLGTQLRTLFSRVTSVLT, from the coding sequence ATGCTGACCGAACTCTACACCAAGGCCATGAGCCGACTCACCTACCTCAAGTCCAAGAAGGGCCAGACCCTTGTTGAATACGGCTTGATCCTCGCGCTCGTCGCCATCGTTGTGATCGCGGTGTTGACCGTCCTGGGCACCCAGCTCCGCACGCTCTTCAGCCGAGTCACCTCCGTCCTCACCTGA
- a CDS encoding glycosyltransferase family 87 protein gives MERAFRLLLPVIALSTACVLWIGLAHTWNEARGIMSPLGVPMGADLLQHHEAARFAAEGRWKDLYGGSALGRALYQRTHDGEARSVSGFNYVYPPLVAMTGAPFAAMPYLGWVACWQLAILVFYAASHALCAPWRPHGLNIHLVAFGLPVFYFGLILAQNSALSLFILTIVAILLAGKRPLMAGVVLSCLFYKPQIGLAVAGFLLVAGHGRAALAFGAGTLGWLAVGWVLCGSEATLGWFAVLRDMLGGAQNQVAALHQSLPGTIKVLLGPGTSALVAPLITLAGLACFGGLALWERHRQPRHPENPELAVFLALAAWALFSPYVMHYDLLLAVPWWWWNLRSDLKPGTAPALRVSGIAAAVIFWIATLLAINTPDLPVSPALPFLALWFCWTAIRHFRLPLPFLGSLTIQTNQTSRTPAK, from the coding sequence ATGGAACGTGCTTTTCGTCTGCTGCTCCCGGTCATCGCCCTGAGTACCGCCTGCGTCCTGTGGATCGGACTGGCTCATACCTGGAACGAGGCCCGGGGCATCATGAGCCCGTTGGGTGTGCCCATGGGTGCGGACTTGCTGCAGCACCACGAGGCCGCGCGCTTCGCCGCCGAAGGAAGGTGGAAGGACTTGTACGGCGGCTCCGCACTCGGTCGGGCCCTCTACCAACGCACCCACGATGGTGAGGCCCGATCCGTTAGTGGATTCAACTATGTCTACCCCCCGTTGGTGGCAATGACGGGAGCACCGTTCGCCGCGATGCCGTATCTGGGCTGGGTGGCCTGCTGGCAATTGGCCATTCTGGTCTTTTACGCCGCATCCCATGCCCTGTGCGCACCTTGGCGTCCCCACGGTTTGAACATCCACCTGGTTGCCTTCGGCCTGCCGGTCTTTTACTTCGGTCTCATCCTGGCCCAGAACAGTGCGTTGAGCCTGTTCATCCTCACCATCGTGGCCATCCTTCTCGCGGGCAAAAGACCCCTGATGGCCGGGGTTGTCCTATCCTGCCTCTTTTACAAACCCCAGATCGGCTTGGCGGTGGCGGGATTTCTCCTGGTCGCGGGCCATGGACGCGCTGCATTGGCGTTCGGGGCCGGAACACTCGGTTGGCTGGCCGTGGGTTGGGTGCTCTGTGGCTCCGAAGCCACCCTGGGTTGGTTCGCCGTGCTGCGCGACATGCTCGGGGGTGCCCAGAACCAAGTCGCCGCCCTTCACCAATCACTCCCGGGAACCATCAAAGTCCTTCTCGGTCCCGGCACATCCGCCCTGGTTGCGCCACTCATCACCCTCGCGGGCCTGGCCTGCTTCGGTGGATTGGCGCTTTGGGAAAGGCACCGTCAACCGCGTCATCCCGAAAACCCCGAACTGGCGGTTTTCCTGGCCCTGGCCGCTTGGGCACTCTTTTCCCCCTATGTGATGCACTACGATCTCCTTCTGGCGGTACCCTGGTGGTGGTGGAATCTGCGGAGCGACCTCAAACCCGGTACCGCGCCCGCCCTGCGGGTCTCGGGCATCGCTGCCGCCGTGATTTTCTGGATCGCCACCCTTCTCGCCATCAACACCCCGGACCTTCCCGTCTCCCCCGCCCTGCCCTTCCTCGCTCTCTGGTTCTGTTGGACCGCCATACGCCATTTCCGTCTCCCGCTTCCTTTCCTTGGATCCCTTACCATCCAAACCAACCAAACCAGCCGCACTCCCGCCAAATGA
- a CDS encoding glycosyltransferase family 87 protein — MKQGTRLLDRAPLVLLAVFAALALTGTASYFIQGKPNSGDLYPHYAAGRLWAAGEHHALYRGNILGQRVDAWQQERFPESGEAPRDHFNYLYPPLCAMLAARLSEYPFQAWAWIWPVLSLVFYAASCLLLVPALTGPANRSLGCLATLAFPPLHYALYIGQLSPLTLLVASAACLLLARGRPLCAGAVMSLVFYKPQLLPWLGLFMLFCGHWRFTLAAAAGSATWLVLGVVLAGVQAHLDWLACLGEMASGLQSMRLGVNLSLRGVLETLAGGHARWIDLLSMVAGVALLAGVAKFVRQYRHLTPASDPAGALALGLAASLLASPYVCHYDFLLAVPWMLAVTTSRGATLGWSLILFWLAGLLSIAGLLAGWPYAGLLLALWWAWTVRKPWVAVPVSQ; from the coding sequence ATGAAACAGGGTACACGCCTCCTCGATCGCGCGCCGCTCGTGCTCTTGGCGGTGTTTGCTGCCCTGGCCCTCACCGGAACAGCTTCCTATTTCATCCAAGGGAAACCGAATTCCGGCGACCTTTACCCCCACTACGCCGCAGGCCGCCTTTGGGCCGCCGGGGAGCACCATGCTTTATACCGCGGCAATATCCTGGGGCAGCGGGTCGACGCCTGGCAGCAGGAACGGTTCCCGGAAAGTGGGGAAGCCCCCCGCGACCACTTCAACTACCTCTATCCTCCCCTTTGCGCCATGCTGGCCGCTCGGCTCTCGGAGTATCCCTTCCAAGCCTGGGCCTGGATCTGGCCGGTTCTGAGCCTGGTCTTTTATGCCGCCTCTTGCCTGCTCCTCGTCCCGGCTCTGACCGGACCGGCGAACCGTTCCCTTGGTTGTCTGGCCACTCTGGCCTTTCCTCCCTTGCATTACGCTCTCTACATCGGACAACTCAGCCCGCTCACCCTGTTGGTCGCCTCTGCGGCCTGCCTGCTCCTTGCCCGGGGTCGCCCGCTCTGTGCCGGGGCGGTGATGAGTCTGGTCTTCTACAAACCCCAACTCCTGCCTTGGCTGGGGCTGTTCATGCTCTTCTGCGGCCACTGGCGCTTCACCCTGGCCGCCGCGGCCGGGTCCGCAACTTGGTTGGTTCTGGGGGTGGTTCTGGCTGGGGTGCAGGCACACCTTGATTGGCTGGCCTGCCTGGGTGAAATGGCCTCGGGCCTGCAATCCATGCGACTGGGGGTCAATCTCTCGCTGCGGGGAGTATTGGAAACACTTGCGGGCGGCCACGCCCGGTGGATCGACCTGCTCTCGATGGTGGCAGGCGTGGCCTTGCTGGCAGGGGTGGCGAAGTTTGTAAGACAATACCGTCATCTCACGCCGGCCTCTGATCCGGCCGGTGCCCTGGCCCTGGGTCTGGCCGCCAGCCTCCTGGCTTCACCCTACGTTTGCCACTACGATTTCCTTCTGGCCGTGCCTTGGATGCTCGCCGTCACGACATCGCGGGGAGCAACTTTGGGGTGGTCCCTGATCCTGTTCTGGCTGGCCGGATTGCTTTCCATTGCCGGCCTGCTGGCTGGCTGGCCTTATGCGGGTCTTCTGCTGGCCCTCTGGTGGGCTTGGACCGTGCGCAAACCGTGGGTCGCAGTGCCGGTCTCTCAGTAA
- a CDS encoding type II secretion system protein, which translates to MKPAARRPQSGFTLIELLCLLVILAVLLTLSAPSFQKVLDKADSAACASNLRQIGIAVNLAVADNNGKYPTIETDPTDPVYPAEAGAKSLQEVLAPYGIETRTLQCRADLRFNNRFKEKGSSYEWRPLIDDEPVAAPEVFSPWGTRIVKPSKFRLVIDVDPVHRGKQNRLYADGHVLSY; encoded by the coding sequence GTGAAGCCCGCCGCCCGCCGCCCGCAATCGGGGTTTACCTTGATTGAATTGTTATGCCTGTTGGTCATCCTGGCCGTGCTGCTCACGCTCTCGGCCCCTTCTTTTCAAAAGGTTCTGGATAAGGCCGACAGCGCCGCCTGCGCCTCCAATCTCCGCCAGATCGGCATTGCGGTGAATTTGGCCGTGGCCGACAACAATGGGAAGTATCCGACCATCGAGACCGATCCAACCGATCCGGTTTACCCGGCCGAGGCCGGTGCCAAGAGCCTGCAGGAGGTGCTGGCTCCCTACGGAATCGAGACCAGGACGCTCCAGTGCCGGGCCGATCTCCGCTTCAACAATCGGTTCAAGGAAAAGGGATCGAGCTACGAATGGCGGCCGTTGATCGACGATGAGCCCGTGGCGGCCCCCGAAGTCTTCAGTCCTTGGGGCACCCGGATCGTCAAGCCGAGCAAGTTCCGCTTGGTCATTGATGTGGACCCCGTGCACCGTGGCAAACAGAACCGGCTGTATGCCGACGGACACGTTCTCTCTTACTGA